In Anthonomus grandis grandis chromosome 16, icAntGran1.3, whole genome shotgun sequence, a single window of DNA contains:
- the LOC126745761 gene encoding tigger transposable element-derived protein 4-like: MTDKRRAINLKEKIDIIKSIESGINKSENARRKNMAKTTVSTIWSNREKIKQESENKSQRIKKIRNPVRPDVDQALIRWFEVRRTENIPISGPLLKAKAEDLFKGLHGGDFKCSTGWLERFKVRHNINVGKVSGEAGDVSREAVVNWLTEKWPGIAQNYSYEDIFNGDETGLFYKMTPDRTLKFRGEKCVGGKQSKLRYTVWVCADTTGSKKFKLLVIGKYKRPKCMKNIKNLPVIYKSNRRAWMTSDIFINYLKEWYEKLRRQKRKILLLVDNCAAHPKNVDLTNIRLEFLPPNCTSVI, from the coding sequence ATGACGGATAAGCGCAGAGctataaatttgaaagaaaaaatagacaTCATTAAAAGTATTGAAAGTGGCATTAACAAATCGGAAAATGCGAGAAggaaaaatatggcaaaaacaacagtttctacaatttggagcaatcgtgaaaaaatcaagcaagaaagtgaaaataaatcgcaaagaattaagaaaattaggaaTCCCGTACGCCCAGATGTGGATCAAGCTCTTATTCGATGGTTTGAGGTGAGAAGAACCGAAAATATTCCTATAAGTGGACcacttttaaaagcaaaagcgGAAGATTTATTTAAGGGATTACACGGTGGAGATTTTAAGTGCTCTACGGGTTGGCTCGAGCGTTTTAAAGTTCGTCACAACATCAATGTCGGCAAAGTGTCCGGTGAAGCAGGAGATGTTAGCAGGGAAGCTGTGGTGAACTGGTTAACCGAGAAATGGCCAGGTATTGCACAAAATTACAGctatgaagatatttttaatgggGATGAGACCGGActattttacaagatgactccagaCCGTACACTAAAATTTAGAGGAGAAAAGTGTGTGGGAGGCAAACAATCAAAGCTAAGATACACCGTTTGGGTTTGTGCAGATACGACAggtagtaaaaaatttaaacttcttGTCATTGGTAAATACAAACGACCGAAgtgcatgaaaaatattaaaaacctgcCTGTTATTTATAAATCGAATAGACGCGCATGGATGACttcagacatttttattaattatttgaaagagTGGTATGAAAAACTAAGacgtcaaaaaagaaaaatattgcttcTAGTGGACAATTGTGCAGCTCATCCAAAGAATGTAGATCTGACAAATATCAGATTAGAATTTTTGCCTCCCAATTGCACTTCTGTCATATAA